ggttatatggcgtcaatgGAGTTTAGTGAATGCGTACCCAACTATTTCAACACCCAGGGTCTGCACCTGTATATTATGAAtggaaagttaaaagtttgttgtgtttaacgacactactagagcacactggacGTCAActattcaatatacatgtaattttaatataaaaaagacTGTccgtcggaaacatcttacactacaatggttgtaaactcatgGCATTCCCTTTAAAtttgtaggggcgggacgtaacccagtggtaaagtgcccgccaatacgcggtcgatctgggatcgatccacgtcagtgggcccattgggttgtttctcgttccagccagtgcaccacgactggtatatcaaaggccatggtatgtactaccctgtctgtgggatggtgcatttaaaagatcccttgttgctaatcgaaaagagtagctcatgatgtagcgacaacgggtttctgctttcaatatatgtgtggtccttaaccatatgtctgacgccatatccttccttcctttaaatttgtattatattactaGTACATGTAGCATTGATAATATATTACTAGCTTACCTGCATTCAGTTCTGCGGAACAACACTAGGGTGACTTCAATGAGTGGTTAAGGTAGAGGACAGGTCGTTTAGGTAGAAGACAGGTCGTGGGTTACATTACACATAGAAGAAAACTAAGACGTTTCCTTTGTAAAACGATTTGTAAAAgtgaaaaggaaaagaaaacaagtgcGCTCATTAAGACGGGTTCAGCTGGATGTGACAACACAATGGGCATGTAGTCGGCTTGTTCCAGGAAATGGCGAACGATACTTTTCAAGTTGCGAAGTTTTGTTTAtcgccaccactagagcacactgattaatgaatcatttgTTTTTGGGAACCCGATCCTATATgaaccttaaaaaaaaaactcaccAAGTTGCccctaaaaacattttcaatgtatgttttaatgtattttatcttttaattttcattgggttatttctcgctccagtcattgcaccacgactggtacatcaaaggccgtggtatcctgtctatgggatagtgcatataaaagatcccttgctgctaatcgaaaagagtagcccatgaagtggcgacagcaggttttctcccttaatatctgtgtggtccttaaaccatatgtcggaagccatataaccgtaaataaaatgtgttgagtgcgtccttaaataatagttcaacaaatttagttagaagaacacatatttcattttcttttgtctttaaaatactccagcttccgtcATAACGTAATGTTCTacgtgaaattgatgccaaacacatgcaaatgcgaccggtataactgctagtagcagacgtaaatttacgatgtttagtgaaatgggcccctGGTTTGCTGGACTCGGATGTTTGCACAAAAGGTTTACCATTACTGGTCCAACGTCGAAAGATCATGGAGTCTCACTGCTTCCATATACAGCTTATGTTTCTTCGCTGTCATGTCTTCGTTGACAAAAATTCGACGGCCATCAGGGGTGCGGAAATCTTTTAACTTCATGCGAGCCTTATAAGAACGTCTTCTGGCCTGATATTGGTGTATTCAGGACTGTTAGtaatcaggtttttttttttaaccagaaCCTGGGGGTCCGAGGCGATGCGACCTGTCAATCTCACAAATTTATAGTTTTATTCCCAAGACAGTATCGGCAAAGTTACACAAAATATCGTCGGTGTCCTCTCCCGGGTTTTCGTCGATCCCCGATACACGCAAACTATAACGTCTAGTATACTGTTCAACCTCGTCAATCTTTTGATCCAATGTTTCATTTGCAAAACAGAGAGAGGTTTCCAGTTTTAGAGGTTTACTTTGTTTCTTCCACtatagcacgaaaataagaaatGATCAAATATATTCCATTAGATGATTCTGGCGGTTCTGCCTTATAACCGTCAGCCATTTTCGACCTTTAGTCTTCAGTTTTGGAAATGGATGCAGCGGCGGATTTgcacggaccccccccccccccccccccccggctaaaaaaaaacccaaccccaccacgtagatctaCATTGACGTCCACGtgaaatttttaatttcaaattataaacatttacatattgtttcggaaacCAACCTTACCTAAAGTATAATCCGCCCCTGGGATGGACTGATAACTTTACGTTTGTTCTTCGTTTGACGGCTTGCCATGCATAATAAGCATACTATGTAGCTTACTGCAACTATGTTAATAAATTTCTGTCTTTTACACATACATCTCAGGGGTAGCATTAAGGAGTCAATTTTTTTCCAGCGGACTCATTTGCTCCTGAATTGGCTCATTTTCATGAGTCCATTCTCAAAATCCACGAGTCCTTATTTTTTCGGATATAACAGCTTAAGAACACGTTTCCATAGCTTCAGTCAAGACGGACATCAGTTATATTTAACAGTTGTGCAGTCAACAAAATTGATTTCATCATTTAccataaaaaaagaataaaaggaACACTTACTGGACTCAAGTAAAATACTGGTGATTTATTGAACAAAGAATTAATGTCAATTACTCTTCTACTGACTATACATCTGAAAGTCACTTGTCTGACCTAATCTGAGATGATAGATCATCACCTTCACTAACTTTAGAACTGCTTACAGCCATGATAATATGTGATGCTGAACAATATTTTTGACCTAGTGACCtactttttattttcaaagataAACATATCGTATTTGGTatctaaataaatgtatttggtggtggtggtggtggtggggtcaAATAAATGTTTCTTCGAGTTAGGTGTCAAAATAAAGGGAATTTGAAACTGAATAACATTCTAGTCCTCGTGATATATTTtccaattttattttcaaacataAACATATCGTGTTTGGTACCAAAATAAAAGGTATTAGAAAAATTAGCAACTTTTATATCCATGTCTTGTAGGCCTACCTGttcgttttttattttgtttaatgatctTAAAAATTGCGTTTTGGATCGTTCGAAGCGGACAACTTTGGAGGCCACGATTGTTTCTAGGTCTGATGTCGGGCAAGTCCAATTTCCATAATAGGGGTGCGATGCTTGTTACTCTCTTGGTTATCGTATtgatattatgttgttataGTTTAGTTATTTGTTATGAAAATGAACAATTAGTAATGCGTATCTAatttagattgttttgtttgtagcaAAAAATATCTCCGTTTGTAGGAATATTCAAACAAGTTAATAAACTGTATTGCTACACTCTGTTCTGTTTCGACAGAAGTTACGAGGATTTCAGATTGACCAATATCAGTGTGGCCAATCTAtgtcataatgacgtcattttgtagacTAATTTCGATAGTTATGTtaatggtttaaataaataattaaacaaatccacAAAATACCTAAACTATATCAATATTCAAACGCATAGTGATATAGTGATGTAGTTTGCTGATATAGTGGCCGCAATAATTAACTTCTTGTAACATTTCATCTTTCCACTATAGTAAGGTACACGTCGACTGTTAACACGGCTCCAGTGTTAGTAACGTAGCCCGTGTTCTGCTTACGGAAATCCATTGTGACGTAGATTGGCCACACGAGGATTTCCGATGGTGAAAATGATTTTCACTCATTTTGTACAATAGGTTTATAGTGGGAATGGCCGGATTATGAGTGACGGATTGTTTGACTTGGCTAAATGATTCCATGCGTCCAGATCACTTAGGACGTGGTGATGATGAAATAATAGAATAAACATGGGTCTGGAATGCGTCTTTGAAAATAAACTAGGACGGTTTTATTATCACCCGTGATGATGAGCAGGCGTCCAAGTCTGCTTTCCATACGTGCAGGGACGTATGGACGCATCTTAACGCGAACCCTGCATCTCCCGTGACAGGCAACATCTTCGTCACGGTATACAACATGGCGGATACTAGCACGTAGAGAACGTGTATAGCATGTGACGTCACCAATTGTTTTGACTGTTTTTCCCCCGTCGAATTTACAGTAATACAAAATTGCAAAAACTACCAATCCTGCACAAATATATTAAGAAAGCGTTTATGAATAGAATGACTACCAATAACCATGCTCACAGATGTTTATCCCAGCATTATCGCGGTCTCACAAGAGAACATGTTGTATCCGCCATAAGTCACGTGGTTTCActtgctgtattagaaaaaatgtagcggatttacTCTGTTGACTActagtcagaaataccaaatatttgacatccaatagccgatgattaactaatcaatgtactctagtggtgtcgttaaacaatatacCCAGGTCTACTGGCCaagtcataaaaacacataagTGAACAGGCTTCTAagcaactttttttttattaagaaagTCAAGAAATATTAATTGATAACAAGATTGTATTTTTAAGACATATGATCATATAATTACACCAACAATTATATATGGTTTGAAATTTGGGGATATAGCAGAACATTTGTCaagtaattatattaaaatttgtttataataaaattaaacaaaactgtaTGTTTTATGGAAAAACTGATAAAACGCCCATTGGTTtataagttattaaaataataacatcgTACTGGTGTAAACATTATTTTGGACAAGGACAAGTTCCTGGGAATTTAATTCTGGTCGTCGTTTTGGGactatataattatgtagtgGTCAAACATGCTTACtagataaatacaatattttgttcaaaTTACACACGTGTGCGGGCACTGAACAAAACATACATTGCACGTGTAGTAAACAAAATAGCGACATGATGATTCCTTTTGTTAAGACAGACTTCAAACGACACCATAACGACACATTGGCTAACTGTTAGTCACCTAACGACACCATAACGACACATTGGCTAACTGTTAGTCACCTAACCTGTGGCATGCTGTTTtaaattggattttaaacaaaaaaggaattcgaataaaattaaataaaacaattcttttatttggacaaataggCGATATAAAAGACTTATTTATAAACTGgctgttaataaatattacatattatatatacaaggcaaaaatggaaaaaaaaatgaaataaatacaatagcTGCTCAAAAcgttttgcaaaataaatacgaaatattttttttttttttttaataactgtaaATATGAAGAGTATAATACACTCTGGGCACCATGGAAACGACTCTTCAGTCAAGAAAGTAATTTGATGGAAgaaaatagaaacaattatcttgacgtgaattttgacattattacttatcactataattactactatagcttttctttttaacaatcctttctaaacttatatttattttatgtccccattatatcaaccagcctatttaaatatatttttattaactagccatttataatgtgttgttaatattactatctacatgtacatatgcattaatattaaatatatttgtataagtattactattactataatcagcatACTGCCACAATGTGTATGTACTCCTAGTATTTAGCGTGCATAATTTAATTCATCTTCTATGAGGCGATGAATCAGGGCAATCCAACCCTGGCATCGTCAAAATgagctggggacaataaaaaaaacccctctttGTCACCTTGTCGGAACAAGGCAATTGCCCCCACctccaaaaacaaatataaagacACTTCAAGATTATaagtaaatgttttcatttgatCAAACAATTTGGGtcatgattgttttgtttatatatactaaaaggcaaaagttattgtgacatagattgtttggagtaataaatttgtgaatagatttatggatgtaaaccagagaaaatgtgcatgaaacagctcgaagaaatgcaaccaagcagttgtcgcagcgattgcatgctttgcgTGAATAACATGGGATATTCGGGAcgaatcctgtccagtgttcatcataaaaggccagacattcagtcgcaaatcattgccactctgtgcagccttcagaagttcagaagtcagaaaaacaccattagtgaactgtttgatgcaatttcgtcatgccacgcttCAGTAAAAATGACAggtggcgagtcatagggatgcttgaatctgggacctcgcagcgtgacgtcgcacgtcaattcaacgccCACAGAAataccatatggcacttatggcaacgatatcaacaaaacaaccaggccgggaaccgtccccgtagcggcgCTTGCGACGTCTTCCAAATCCTCCAACAACACTACAGGAACTCCGGCTGATCCTTCTtcagatctggaatggcattcccaggaaggttctccagcgtttagtggcctcagtGAGACGATGTTGCCaagcctgtatcaatgctcaaggtggacacattcgctactgactgtgtgaacttcgttCTTGACCGCCTCTAGtaatgtggctcatttgcatttggcaggtgcgcccttttcatggactattgctcgtttccataccttctgACATTTCTCtctccatgttataacgttccatacacggcagtaaaaacttatcatcaattatctttgtcttttgtgtgtcacaataacttttgccttttagtatagtATTCAAGGCAACACAAAATTATACGTCGTGAAACAATGCATTTCAAATGTTGTATTTACTAGCATTTGTCATGCAGAATTTTACTTGCAGAACGCAGGAAATTTCATTTCAAGATATCtgattttcaaaatgaaatGCTAGATTCTAAAGGAATCGAAGAACGGTGTAACATGGGGCCATAACAAGAGTTCACAGTAAATACTTTTAGATTTGAAAAACAATTCTCAAAACAGCAACTTTAACTACTTTTTGTCTCCACTTTGACACTACCGTCAGTTTAGGACACGCGGTCACATTGATGACATTGACTTAGGTAAAATCTACCAATGGAAACTTACAGCGGGAATGACGCGTAAGATCTGCATCAGTTAGACTGGCGCCGTGGTTTATAAACTTTCAATAAAGTTTTAATCTTTTGTATAAGTCACAGCGGCGTGCTAAATTTCTCTTCACTGGTACTCTGTCGTAAAACAAACGGGGTATGTGATTCTCGAAGATAGTAACCCCaaccaagttcagccagcaaaatttttcgctaacgttcgcgaactatttgattggttccggCGTGGCCATTTTGGTTTATattgaagcgcataaaccagtctggcGAACGTTGTTTTGCTCCTTCTGGCTGGACTCGGGCCATGTTTCCGTCTGCTGCGAGGCATCGCTTTCCTTGTTTCTTCATGTAGGACACAACAGACCCCAACATATCTGGCGAAATTTTGACCCGCAAACACAGTAGAAGACGCAGTTGAGAGAACAGTTTACAGTCACCAAAAGAATAGCAACATGCCCACAAGTAATGCACGCCAAGGAACACTTGGCTTCCCAGTTGAGAATCTCAAACAGGGCAAAGTCTACAGTGTGCGGGAAAGAAGCCACCAATGACGAAGTGGTTATAGCAATGATCGTAATTGTCAGACGACTGTCGGAGTTGTCTGATTGGGTTTTCATCTGCTGACTCTGTCTAAACTGTTGTTTGATTGTTCGCACTATgagaatattaaatataaacatggcAGACACAGGGATCAGAAAGTGAAATATAAAGTCGAGGTATCTACTGTACACGGTAGCGTAAAAGGTGGATTCGTAAAAAGGGACATTGTTTGGCATCACGTAGGTATCGTGACGGATCCACGTTATATTCATGTCAGTGTTGTAGTAGAAAACAGGGTAAAACACTAACCACAGTGGTATGTTGAAGATGACGCACCAGGCCCCTAGAACCGCCATTATTATAACGAGCCGTCTCTCGCTCATCAACCTTTTCGCCACTAACGGTTTTGTGACAGAAACGTACCGCTGTACGGTAATTAACGAAGTCATGTAAATCTCCGCCATGTATACTGTCATAAAAGGTGGACGCATCACGTTATTTAGTTCACTTAATGCCCTTATGGCAACTTTCTCAACAAGAAGATAGTTTACTGAGCGCAAACCGCCGAGCACTAAAAACAGAATATCCACGAAAGCCAAATAGACTAATAACTTTGTACCCAGACACCGCATGGGCTTCTGTCGCAACACAACAATAGCGATAATGTTTCCAAAAATTCCGAATATTATGAAGCACAACCCAGCTATTCCAAACCCAGCAGATATGTTCTGCGATGCTTCAATGTCATCATCTACTGTATCTTTAATAACCGAACTGTTGTTATACTTCACTGACAGGTTAAAAGACAtctttaaagcgacataccctaatatttaaaaacgcacgttcgtctaggaattaatgattaattagacaagctctagttatttttgacggtattttcctgtttatacatcacagactctagcttctctctgttataaccatatccaaatgtgtgtagcaggtttgtagattaactaaacttagtgtccatttttgcaggctgaaactagggtctgcgcctttaaacaTGGACGAAATGAATATCACTTCGTAGGCTAAACTACACTCTCTTATTTTTGAGGTAAATGTACTGACGGAAAGCAATAAGAGATCGCACTAAACCTAAGAGGAAAGAGTGACTGCAGCCGAAATCCGCACCCATGGTGACAGTACGGTAACCGTGTTACTGACGGCCAGTCTCAAATTATTGACATTAtccaacatttgtttttcagttaaaAATAGTGTTACTCGACACAATTGACGAATTTCACACAACGATGTTTATAAGCTGACACATTTATTCTTCGTCTGTAGGTATTTCTTGGTGGTTAGATGCTACTGAAGTTTTTGTCCAAAAGGAGAACACGAATAAATATCACTTTCAAGTCCTGCGAATGAAATAATGAGAATTAAAGTTGTTTTAGGTAAACTGTTAGCTATAAATCTATATTTCCATTAAGATATTGTAATCCCGAAAGTCACAGTGTGGTACATTAACTAACCAATCTGTACAAACAGTTAGCATGGTTGTTAATACTgcctaccagtgcaccactcAGAAAGATCATGGCGAAACTGATCTTGAGAGACACCACATCACAATTCTCCATACACTGGCGTTCAGTCAATATCCAACTGTTgactgtttataaataataaaaagaaaaaggtacacgctttaaagggacagtccttaGTTTATTGCCTCAAATTGAGACGTTTTAATACCCCACTGTTGGCTGTTTATAAATAGTAAAACCAAGTACACCCTTTAAAGGTACAATCCTGAGTTTAAGATGTTGCCTTCAATAGAGtcgttttaatgactaaaattgcaTTTTGAATACATTTTTCCTGCATCagatattagtggctgtatattaaatgtgtttataatcGTCCCAATATTGGACTTTGTCAAACTACATTTTATTCCTTAATACTAGTGTatattttttgtacgtacgaaattattaggagaccaaatccagtttgggcttcttacaaaaaATGAGGACACGGAGATAACCATATACACATACTGATACTCGAAACAAGAAACTGTATTCAgtttgtaattttagtcgttaaaataattttattagtcggaagcaaagctaaagtttgttttgttttgatcctagaccgaccgcgcatcaagcgagcgctttaccgttGAACTACGCCCGCCCCTTGTCAAAAACATCACACAATGCCAGGACACTCATGACTGTATCTTTAAATTAACTCCCATTAGGCCTAACCGAGATATAACTACTAAGTCGATCTCTGACAGCTCTCTGTACGGTGTTAATACACCTATCAGAAACTGTTCTGGAACTTTAAAACGCCATGTCCGTCTGCTATCCTCGTTAATTCTATCTGATGCCACCAGTCACCTTTGGCGTCTGCTCTAGGACATGCAGCTAATAGTGAGGATGATTACAAAAACCAATAACGGTAAATGTCAAACGCATCATAAATATCATATGGTGGAGTAATATTGTTATTGCATATTAATGGGCCCCAATTCATCAATCACATAAATGTGTCATTAATGTCAAAATTCCTGTAGTCTGACGTCGAATTCACTTCatttattgaataaataaatattgttttgtttttttaaaaaagacgTTCGAAACTCTAACGTGTATGGCTTAATTGAATTAGTTTTTTCCATTACACTCTTATAGTATGATGTGGAAATTAGTTTTATACATCTCTACGCACATCAGAACCATGCATGAGGTGCTGGCGATACAGCAAATACAACACAAAGATATGAAAAAGCCCCTTTACAGACTTCCCTTCTTCAAGGGCGTGAGCATGATGGTATCTCCGCACACCCATTAATTTAATTCAAGGACTGCAAATTGTCGCGTTCCTTGTTTGAAGAAACCGTACTTTCCATCTAACTGACGCTCTTTGGTTTTTCTAAAAACGAAAATACTGTCGCGGACAATGAAAATGGCAATTTGAGAGTGTCTCTCAAAGGGGTATACTTCGAGCATCATGGTAGGCGCAAAGAACGATTGTTATGTGCGACAATTGGGTCTAGATAATGTGAGACTCTCGGGCGttcgggtcctggttggagtttaTGAGTATTTAGTTAGAATCACTCCATGGAACGGGTCCTACCCTGTGTTGTATATATAGAgactatatgatatatatagatatattctcCAGCTTGCTAGTCAGATATATTCTACTGCTTGCTAGTCATTGAACTTGGACCAAGGTAAAAAACTCTCTTTTAtcataatagaaaatattatttgcaTTAAGTCAAAGCCGTTAGGACCTTCTTTAGTATAACATATTGTATATCGTGAATTTCTAGAACTGTGTTTTTCAATCCATGTACTAAGTTGATAAACCGCTAGCGACTCATTATATTGTATTAGGAAACACCACTTTGTAAAGTCAAAACCGCTAGGACCttttagtaaaatatattgtatatttgatCTCTTAGAActgtttttgttaattcatGTATACTCCGTACCCTGAATTTTCTAGAACTGTGTTTTTTCAATCCATGTATTAAGTTGATAAACCGCTAGCAactcattatattatattaaaaaacactattTGTATAAAGTCGAAACCGCTAAGACCGTATAGCAAAATATATTGTGTACCTTATCTCTTTAGAACTGTTTCTGTTAATTCATGTATTAAGTTACTAAACCACTAATAATTAAGGAAACTCAACCCAAAACAGAGAATATTATAGACCttgtttaaacttttaattaaaaGCAACTTAGTGACAAAACGCTGCTAAAcctaaaaaacaataacaaaataacgaAAATTACTGGCTCCGTTCAGGTCCGCAAAGAAAAGCCTTTGTCTAAATCActccctccatcccgagtcaggctatcgatcttatcggaggtcgggctcgggatgggcgtgttcgaaaccctagtggtatatgggcacgttaaactagttgtcatcatcatctaaATCACTTAACTCGCTATATTAATTACTAAATTTACTaataaacttattttttaattagctCTAGTTGTACAATAATATAAGTATATCGTAATACTACTCAAAATTACCTAGATAGCTCAACAAAGCCTTAAAACGCCCAAACGAAataggaaaaaaaaacataataaccCCGCTAAAccgaaaaacaaaatggctgaacAAAATCAAACCAAAAAAACCACGCCCAACATAGCCGAGGAAGAAATTCACGTCCT
The sequence above is drawn from the Gigantopelta aegis isolate Gae_Host chromosome 6, Gae_host_genome, whole genome shotgun sequence genome and encodes:
- the LOC121374754 gene encoding FMRFamide receptor-like, translating into MSFNLSVKYNNSSVIKDTVDDDIEASQNISAGFGIAGLCFIIFGIFGNIIAIVVLRQKPMRCLGTKLLVYLAFVDILFLVLGGLRSVNYLLVEKVAIRALSELNNVMRPPFMTVYMAEIYMTSLITVQRYVSVTKPLVAKRLMSERRLVIIMAVLGAWCVIFNIPLWLVFYPVFYYNTDMNITWIRHDTYVMPNNVPFYESTFYATVYSRYLDFIFHFLIPVSAMFIFNILIVRTIKQQFRQSQQMKTQSDNSDSRLTITIIAITTSSLVASFPHTVDFALFEILNWEAKCSLACITCGHVAILLVTVNCSLNCVFYCVCGSKFRQICWGLLCPT